The proteins below are encoded in one region of Brachyspira intermedia PWS/A:
- a CDS encoding AAA family ATPase, with product MYNVGMYGGSFNPLHLGHIKCIIEAANQCKKLYIVLAVGNNRNEIDKKIRYRWLYQLTKHIGNVKIIFIEDDANTKEEYTEDLWEADSIKIKNAIGEKIDAVFCGDDYKNKDSFYTRYYKESELIFIERNEISSSKIRENVYKYWDYLPNIVKPYYTKKVLLLGSESTGKSTLTINLANYYNTNYIEEAGRKLSEKSGTDLLMLSEDFTEILLTHKLNEIKAIESSNKILFVDTDAIITNFYMHFLEDENIIDNERLAKAIIHINKYDAILFLEPDVDFVQDGDRSEVIKNDRIKYSNKIKDILHNLNIKYHSINGDYQERFKKSVSIIDKLFL from the coding sequence ATGTATAATGTAGGAATGTATGGAGGTTCTTTTAATCCTCTTCATCTTGGGCATATAAAATGCATAATAGAAGCTGCTAATCAATGTAAAAAACTTTATATTGTTTTAGCTGTAGGTAATAATAGAAATGAAATTGATAAAAAAATAAGATACCGCTGGCTTTATCAATTAACAAAGCATATTGGAAATGTTAAGATTATATTCATAGAAGATGATGCCAATACAAAAGAAGAATATACTGAAGATTTATGGGAAGCAGATTCTATAAAAATAAAAAATGCTATAGGTGAAAAAATTGATGCAGTATTTTGCGGAGATGATTATAAAAATAAAGATTCTTTTTATACAAGATATTATAAAGAATCAGAATTAATATTTATAGAAAGAAATGAAATAAGCTCTTCAAAAATAAGAGAAAATGTTTATAAGTATTGGGATTATTTGCCTAATATAGTAAAGCCTTATTATACAAAAAAAGTTTTACTATTAGGGAGCGAAAGCACAGGAAAATCCACTCTTACAATTAATCTTGCAAATTATTATAATACCAACTATATAGAAGAAGCAGGCAGAAAATTATCTGAAAAGTCCGGTACTGATTTGCTTATGCTTTCAGAAGATTTTACGGAAATACTTCTTACTCATAAATTAAATGAAATAAAAGCAATAGAAAGCAGCAACAAGATACTATTTGTTGATACTGATGCTATAATCACTAACTTTTATATGCATTTCTTAGAAGATGAAAATATTATAGATAATGAAAGATTAGCAAAGGCTATTATACATATAAACAAATATGATGCTATACTATTTTTAGAACCTGATGTTGATTTTGTTCAGGATGGTGACAGAAGCGAAGTAATAAAAAATGACAGAATTAAATACAGCAACAAAATAAAAGATATACTCCATAATTTAAATATAAAATATCATTCTATAAATGGAGATTATCAAGAGAGATTTAAAAAGTCTGTTTCCATAATAGATAAATTATTTCTATAA
- a CDS encoding MerR family transcriptional regulator — protein sequence MAKRDENNNIDINAKRDINNFDLYYFIKNKKYYLPKYSFILKSKKRLMSIGEFLNLLKKNSIKNMSINLLREWDNKELLPAYRVERGMIRTESRYYIMEHLDIVKEIVKLKSYGLEIREIEKIIFENKSFEILFLSKIIKNKELFMKMKDIIKNIKHIEDDLVSSICTEVKKYLILMMMILKKLLMINI from the coding sequence ATGGCTAAAAGAGATGAAAACAACAATATAGATATAAATGCTAAAAGAGACATAAACAATTTTGATTTATATTATTTTATAAAAAATAAAAAATATTACTTGCCAAAATATTCATTTATTTTGAAAAGCAAAAAAAGATTAATGTCCATAGGTGAATTTTTAAATCTCTTGAAAAAAAACAGTATAAAGAATATGAGCATTAATTTATTAAGAGAATGGGATAATAAAGAGCTTCTTCCTGCATATAGAGTTGAAAGAGGAATGATCAGAACAGAAAGCAGATATTACATAATGGAGCATCTTGATATTGTAAAAGAGATAGTAAAGCTAAAATCCTACGGGCTTGAGATAAGAGAGATAGAAAAGATAATTTTTGAAAATAAATCTTTTGAAATACTTTTCCTATCAAAAATAATAAAAAATAAAGAGTTATTTATGAAGATGAAAGATATTATAAAAAACATAAAACATATAGAAGATGATCTTGTAAGTTCTATATGCACCGAAGTGAAAAAATATTTAATATTAATGATGATGATTTTAAAGAAACTTTTAATGATAAATATTTAA
- a CDS encoding MATE family efflux transporter, translating into MAFIINVFAGYLVTVMKQQTELYAQTTTYIRLESLANIAVVLFHLVIIVHTALENYKSIFVITTIKMFLTIILDILFVSQYPISLNFGVNGIAYNNIISNLISVIIALIPTYKYFMNYIMNAQNLESVMSLIMILFPFYIFYAYYNIISNLLYAIGQIKYMLLQSFIVNTFFNIPYFILYLKGAYEITLLNITLRFGLAILISTVII; encoded by the coding sequence ATGGCTTTTATTATAAATGTATTTGCTGGCTATTTAGTTACTGTTATGAAGCAGCAGACAGAACTTTATGCTCAAACTACAACATATATAAGATTAGAATCTTTAGCTAATATTGCTGTTGTATTATTTCATTTGGTAATAATAGTTCATACTGCTTTGGAAAATTATAAATCTATTTTTGTAATAACTACTATAAAAATGTTTTTAACTATTATTCTTGATATACTTTTTGTTTCTCAGTATCCTATATCATTAAATTTCGGAGTTAATGGAATAGCTTATAATAATATAATATCAAATTTAATTTCTGTAATAATAGCATTAATACCTACATATAAGTATTTTATGAATTATATAATGAATGCCCAGAATCTTGAATCTGTTATGTCATTGATTATGATATTATTTCCTTTTTATATATTCTATGCATATTATAATATCATATCAAATTTATTGTACGCTATAGGACAGATTAAATATATGCTTCTTCAGTCTTTTATAGTTAATACTTTTTTCAATATACCGTATTTTATTTTATATTTGAAAGGTGCTTATGAGATTACGCTTCTAAATATAACTTTAAGATTTGGGCTTGCCATTTTAATATCCACAGTGATTATATAA
- the pnuC gene encoding nicotinamide riboside transporter PnuC → MKNFIKNELQNWKAAEIIWIIIASGIILSLSIYWKENIIGIVSSISGILCVILTGKGKLSSYIFGMVNTVLYSIIAFNAKYYGEFMLNVFYYIPMNIVGFILWSRNINNESKEVIKTKLDNKYKIIIFALSFISIFIYGLILKKLGGSLPFVDSASTVFAVTAQILCVKRCTEQWIMWILVNILNISIWYINFSSGGDNIATLLMWSVYLINAIFMFIKWYREANLQK, encoded by the coding sequence ATGAAAAATTTTATAAAAAATGAACTTCAAAATTGGAAAGCAGCAGAAATTATATGGATTATAATTGCAAGTGGTATAATATTATCGCTTTCTATATATTGGAAAGAAAATATTATTGGTATAGTATCATCAATAAGCGGTATATTATGCGTCATTCTCACAGGTAAAGGAAAATTATCTTCATATATATTTGGAATGGTTAATACTGTTCTTTATTCTATTATAGCTTTTAATGCTAAATATTACGGAGAGTTTATGCTAAATGTCTTCTATTATATACCTATGAATATAGTAGGTTTTATATTATGGAGCAGAAATATCAACAATGAAAGCAAAGAAGTAATAAAAACAAAATTAGATAATAAATATAAAATTATAATATTCGCTTTATCTTTTATATCAATATTTATTTATGGACTTATATTAAAAAAATTAGGAGGCTCTCTTCCTTTTGTTGATAGTGCAAGTACAGTTTTTGCTGTAACTGCTCAAATTCTATGTGTAAAAAGATGCACCGAACAATGGATAATGTGGATACTTGTAAACATTCTAAATATTTCTATATGGTATATTAATTTCTCAAGCGGGGGTGATAATATAGCAACTTTGCTTATGTGGAGCGTTTATTTAATTAATGCAATATTTATGTTTATTAAATGGTATAGAGAAGCCAATTTACAAAAATAA
- a CDS encoding amidohydrolase, whose translation MKKLYFVLLMILSVLSISCYDKITHKIKVYHNGNILTMQGDEPVYAKAIEIRDNTIMKVVYTEEDEKSIVNNVYAEVVDLQGKTLMPGFIDSHSHLVRFAQALTTVDLTGSTNLLEMAQRITNYIEINKLKPDAWVVGFGYDNNLLPDKKNPNRDDLDKISTTHPIFITHASGHVGAMNSKALEEFGVDENTPDIEGGVIERYPDSRKPTGYMEETAFLHYANSINFELTDEDLMRFVNQAEDVYLGYGITTAQDALLSTAEFPLVNNMITNNRFRIDIIGFIDLKNSDSIVETNKEMVGKYKNRFKIGGYKIFLDGSPQAKTAWLEQPYVSGPARYRGYGIYDDAAVEKYVEKALDDEMQLQAHCNGDAAADQYINAFSNVMQRRNTTNNYRAVLVHSQIIRDEQYTSMSNLNIIPSIFVAHVYHWGDVHIANLGMERASQISASRTALNNNLAFTYHQDTPVIKPDMLETIWCAVNRITKNGVLLGDNQKVTPYEALKAITINAAYQNKEEDLKGTIEEGKLADLVILSDNPLTCEPMKIKDIEVIETIKEGKTLYTKNTAL comes from the coding sequence ATGAAAAAATTATATTTTGTATTATTAATGATTTTGTCTGTATTATCAATTTCCTGCTATGATAAAATTACTCATAAAATAAAAGTTTATCATAATGGAAATATACTTACTATGCAAGGCGATGAACCAGTTTATGCAAAGGCTATAGAGATAAGAGATAACACAATAATGAAAGTTGTTTATACAGAAGAAGATGAAAAAAGCATTGTAAATAATGTATATGCAGAAGTAGTTGATTTGCAAGGTAAAACATTAATGCCCGGATTTATAGATTCTCATAGCCATTTAGTGAGATTTGCTCAGGCTCTTACAACAGTAGATTTAACAGGCTCTACTAATTTACTTGAAATGGCTCAAAGAATCACTAACTATATAGAAATAAATAAATTAAAACCAGATGCTTGGGTTGTAGGATTTGGTTATGATAATAATTTGCTTCCTGATAAAAAAAATCCTAACAGAGATGATTTGGATAAAATCTCTACTACTCACCCAATATTTATAACTCATGCTTCAGGACATGTAGGAGCAATGAATTCAAAAGCATTAGAAGAGTTTGGAGTTGATGAAAATACACCGGATATAGAAGGCGGAGTAATAGAGAGATATCCTGACAGCAGAAAGCCTACAGGATATATGGAAGAAACTGCATTTTTACATTATGCAAACAGTATCAATTTTGAATTAACTGATGAAGACTTGATGAGATTTGTGAATCAAGCTGAAGATGTTTATTTAGGATACGGCATTACAACTGCACAAGATGCTTTACTATCAACTGCCGAATTTCCTCTTGTAAATAATATGATAACTAATAATAGATTTAGAATAGATATTATAGGTTTTATAGATTTAAAAAATTCTGACTCCATCGTAGAAACTAATAAAGAAATGGTAGGAAAATACAAAAATAGATTTAAAATAGGAGGCTATAAAATATTTTTGGACGGCTCTCCTCAGGCAAAAACTGCATGGTTAGAACAGCCTTATGTAAGCGGACCAGCAAGATACAGAGGATACGGAATATATGATGATGCGGCAGTAGAAAAATACGTTGAAAAAGCATTAGATGATGAAATGCAGCTTCAGGCGCATTGTAACGGAGATGCAGCAGCAGATCAGTATATAAATGCATTCAGCAATGTTATGCAAAGAAGAAATACCACTAACAATTACAGAGCAGTTTTAGTTCATAGCCAAATAATAAGAGATGAACAATATACATCAATGTCAAATCTAAATATTATACCTTCAATATTTGTAGCACATGTTTATCATTGGGGCGATGTACATATAGCTAATTTAGGAATGGAAAGAGCTTCACAAATAAGTGCATCTAGAACAGCATTAAATAATAATTTAGCTTTTACTTATCATCAAGACACACCTGTAATAAAACCAGATATGCTTGAAACTATTTGGTGTGCCGTTAATAGAATAACAAAAAACGGTGTATTATTAGGAGATAATCAAAAAGTTACTCCTTATGAGGCTTTAAAGGCCATAACTATTAATGCCGCTTATCAAAATAAAGAAGAAGATTTAAAAGGAACTATTGAAGAAGGAAAATTAGCTGATTTAGTAATATTAAGCGATAATCCATTAACCTGTGAGCCTATGAAGATAAAGGATATAGAAGTAATTGAAACTATTAAAGAAGGTAAAACATTATATACGAAAAATACTGCTTTATAA
- a CDS encoding Smr/MutS family protein — protein MNIYLFIDLHRKRAKEVKDYLRNLLKILYILKIVFRDSLSINMEVVFGRGLHSENKIPVLKYVVLRQAKKYRDFGYKYRLNKKTANGSMIITF, from the coding sequence ATGAACATTTACTTATTTATTGACTTACATAGAAAAAGAGCAAAAGAAGTGAAAGATTATCTCAGAAATTTATTAAAGATACTATACATATTAAAAATAGTATTTAGAGATAGTTTAAGCATTAATATGGAGGTGGTATTTGGCAGAGGGCTTCATAGTGAAAATAAAATACCTGTTTTGAAATATGTTGTTTTAAGACAAGCTAAAAAATATCGAGATTTCGGATACAAGTACAGATTAAATAAAAAAACAGCTAATGGCTCTATGATTATAACTTTTTAA
- a CDS encoding chorismate mutase, with protein sequence MLNDELQELRKDIDRIDKQIVNLIDERMKVSLKVGETKKKYNAPIFDPKREKEVIAKKIELLENKELSSLITTIYNDIMYTSKQLQKHLIDEYNAEEDKKEDDKENIKYDEKIVYQGREGGNGHEAALKFFGENAKLIKKEHFDDVLESIRSGECYYGVLPLENSSTGMVNEVLDILADYNCKIVGEVYLPIEYGLMAKKGTNIKDIKKVISHHQALKQCSNFIKENNFEEITASNTAEAAFIVSNGDDKELASISNKHASKIYDLEMLEENIENIKGNTTRFIIVANYDNALKKGNKMTIRFLLPHENGSLADSLNKLKSFNLTSIVSRPHVERKWQYYFYIDMTGDFEKSKKEFEEFKNSVENLIVLGVYNE encoded by the coding sequence ATGCTTAATGATGAATTACAGGAATTAAGAAAAGATATTGATAGAATAGATAAGCAAATAGTAAATTTGATAGATGAAAGAATGAAAGTAAGCTTGAAAGTAGGGGAGACAAAAAAGAAATATAATGCCCCTATATTCGATCCAAAAAGAGAAAAAGAAGTTATAGCAAAAAAAATAGAATTGCTTGAAAATAAAGAATTGTCTAGTTTAATTACTACTATTTATAATGATATAATGTATACATCAAAACAGCTTCAGAAACATTTGATTGATGAATATAATGCTGAAGAAGATAAAAAAGAAGATGATAAAGAAAATATAAAATACGATGAAAAAATAGTGTATCAGGGCAGAGAGGGCGGAAACGGACATGAAGCTGCTTTAAAATTTTTCGGAGAGAATGCTAAACTTATAAAGAAAGAACATTTTGATGATGTGCTTGAAAGTATAAGAAGCGGAGAATGTTATTACGGAGTTTTGCCTTTAGAAAATTCTTCTACAGGAATGGTTAATGAAGTTTTGGATATACTTGCAGATTATAATTGTAAAATAGTAGGAGAAGTTTATCTTCCTATAGAATATGGACTTATGGCAAAAAAAGGTACTAATATAAAGGATATTAAAAAAGTTATATCTCATCATCAGGCTTTGAAGCAATGTTCTAATTTTATAAAAGAAAATAATTTTGAAGAGATAACAGCATCTAATACAGCAGAAGCGGCATTCATAGTTTCTAATGGAGATGATAAAGAATTGGCTTCGATTTCTAATAAGCATGCCAGTAAAATTTATGATTTAGAAATGCTAGAAGAGAATATTGAAAATATTAAAGGAAATACAACCCGTTTTATTATAGTTGCTAATTATGATAATGCTTTGAAAAAAGGCAATAAGATGACTATAAGATTTTTACTTCCTCATGAAAACGGGAGTTTGGCAGATTCTTTGAATAAATTAAAAAGTTTTAATTTAACTTCTATAGTAAGCCGTCCGCATGTTGAAAGAAAATGGCAGTATTATTTTTATATTGATATGACAGGTGATTTTGAAAAAAGTAAAAAAGAATTTGAAGAGTTCAAAAACAGTGTAGAAAATTTAATTGTTTTAGGTGTGTATAATGAATAA
- a CDS encoding shikimate kinase: MNNIKNNKIIFIVGLPGCGKSALSKMLAEKLNYDLYDMDSFIEHKEGRTITNIFAENGEPYFRNIESEVLEELSNLNNAVISTGGGIVLAEKNRNIMKDKGLTIFIDRNPDIILENIDPTERPLLAKDKNKLLELSKQRDGLYRESAHIIFTHNTWEDNIDNTFKKFYDCIIDYI; this comes from the coding sequence ATGAATAATATAAAAAATAATAAGATTATATTTATTGTAGGTTTACCCGGATGCGGAAAAAGTGCATTATCAAAAATGCTTGCTGAAAAATTAAATTATGATTTGTACGATATGGATTCTTTTATAGAGCATAAAGAGGGCAGGACTATAACAAATATTTTTGCTGAAAATGGAGAGCCTTATTTTAGAAATATTGAAAGCGAAGTTCTCGAAGAATTGAGTAATTTAAATAATGCTGTCATATCCACAGGAGGCGGTATAGTTCTAGCTGAAAAAAATAGAAATATCATGAAAGATAAAGGATTAACTATTTTTATAGATAGAAATCCTGATATTATACTTGAAAATATTGACCCTACAGAAAGACCTCTTCTAGCTAAAGATAAAAATAAATTATTAGAATTATCTAAACAAAGAGATGGCTTATACAGAGAATCAGCACATATTATATTCACACATAATACTTGGGAAGATAATATTGATAATACTTTTAAAAAATTTTATGATTGTATCATTGATTATATTTAA
- a CDS encoding DUF554 domain-containing protein: MIAVFVNMIAVLVGSIIGFAFKNKLSKRYEEPVFIAAGIISLTIGITMAITTKHILIFAVSIMLGGVTGTFFRIEEKIELFGEFLKNKFAFKENSGNFALGFLTSSILFCSGSMSIVGSFQAGTQGVYDLIFTKSVIDGFVAVFMSTVYGIGVAFSIISIFVYQGALTILSSFLEPYVSETMLNEVSAVGGATVMMIGINLLKLAKIKTGDFLPALIYSILLVLLIPYIQFL; this comes from the coding sequence ATGATAGCCGTTTTCGTTAATATGATAGCTGTACTTGTTGGTTCTATTATAGGTTTTGCATTCAAAAATAAATTATCAAAAAGGTATGAAGAGCCTGTTTTTATTGCTGCCGGTATAATATCTCTTACTATCGGTATAACTATGGCTATAACTACAAAGCATATATTAATATTTGCAGTGTCAATTATGCTTGGAGGAGTTACTGGTACATTTTTTAGGATAGAAGAAAAAATAGAATTATTTGGAGAGTTTTTAAAAAATAAATTTGCTTTCAAAGAGAATTCAGGCAATTTTGCTTTAGGTTTTCTTACTTCCTCAATACTTTTTTGTTCAGGTTCAATGTCTATAGTAGGTTCATTTCAGGCAGGTACCCAAGGCGTATATGATTTAATATTTACAAAAAGCGTAATAGACGGATTTGTTGCGGTATTTATGTCTACAGTTTATGGTATAGGTGTTGCTTTTTCAATAATAAGCATATTTGTTTATCAAGGAGCTTTGACTATACTTTCATCTTTTTTAGAGCCTTATGTATCTGAAACTATGCTTAATGAAGTTTCCGCTGTTGGCGGTGCTACTGTTATGATGATAGGAATAAATTTATTGAAATTAGCCAAAATAAAAACAGGAGATTTCCTTCCTGCATTAATTTATTCTATTTTACTTGTTTTACTTATACCTTATATTCAATTTTTATGA
- the fusA gene encoding elongation factor G, which produces MGKIYNPESIRNVALLGHVGSGKTSLNEALLYRAKSIDKKGEIERGTTVSDYTDEEIKQKMSIRTSLSFIEWNDHKINLLDIPGSGDFSGEINPALRVAESCIVVIDAEFGIQIETEKHWQMANNFRRPRIVFINKIDKEMVDHKALLEKIEHNFKEPPVVPIQIPMGNGKDFKGIIDVIYHKAFFRDEHGKIVEAEIPEEYYEEYRATRDRLKELVCEVDDSLMERYLDGGKFTDEEYIEALTKSILQYKVVPILFGTSIRDIGMGALLDTIIRYMPSPSYVPVTDGTDLLTNEPATRTILGDNNPFAAFVFKTTIDQYAGRISFFKVRSGSIKSGDEIYNSRTGKKEKVSHIYMARGKKQIESDTITSGDIGVLAKLSDCRTGDTISVPSAPFQFLPLKVPQPIYFTAIKILKNDIKALEVLDTISQEDLTFNIEYDSETKETIIKAMGALQVKLALERVVSLTKAEIEQSVPRVAYRETIRKQAQAQYRHKKQSGGSGQFGEVHLEVSPLPRDGGFEFINDIFGGAIPKQYIPGVEKGIQDALAQGPLGKYPMVDIKVRLFDGKYHDVDSNELSFRIAGSMAAKEAFKNASPVLLEPVMKVTVYVPEEFTGSIMNELTGKRGKILGMEAASNTIQMIKAEVPLSEMLTYSIEMKASTSGRGTFEMEHSHYQELTGPLADKVIEERKALLGSGE; this is translated from the coding sequence ATGGGAAAAATATATAACCCAGAAAGTATTCGTAATGTTGCACTTCTAGGACATGTAGGAAGCGGTAAAACTAGTTTGAATGAAGCCTTACTCTATAGAGCCAAATCTATAGATAAAAAAGGTGAAATCGAAAGAGGAACTACAGTCAGTGACTATACAGACGAAGAAATTAAGCAAAAAATGTCCATCAGAACTTCTTTAAGTTTTATAGAATGGAATGATCATAAAATTAATTTGCTGGACATTCCTGGGTCTGGTGATTTTAGCGGTGAAATTAACCCTGCTTTAAGAGTAGCTGAATCTTGTATTGTTGTTATAGATGCAGAATTCGGTATACAAATAGAAACTGAAAAACATTGGCAAATGGCTAATAATTTCAGAAGACCTAGAATAGTATTTATCAATAAAATAGATAAAGAAATGGTTGATCATAAAGCTTTATTAGAGAAAATCGAACATAACTTTAAAGAACCGCCTGTAGTTCCTATACAAATACCTATGGGTAATGGTAAAGATTTTAAAGGTATAATAGATGTTATTTATCATAAAGCGTTTTTCAGAGATGAACATGGAAAAATTGTAGAGGCAGAAATACCTGAAGAATATTATGAAGAGTACAGAGCAACTCGCGACAGATTAAAAGAATTAGTATGCGAAGTTGATGATAGTCTTATGGAAAGGTATTTAGACGGCGGAAAGTTTACAGATGAAGAATATATTGAAGCTTTAACAAAATCTATACTTCAATATAAAGTAGTACCTATACTTTTTGGTACATCAATAAGAGATATAGGTATGGGAGCTTTACTTGATACTATTATCAGATATATGCCTTCCCCTTCTTATGTACCTGTTACAGATGGTACTGATCTTTTAACTAATGAACCTGCAACTAGAACTATATTAGGTGATAATAATCCTTTTGCAGCATTTGTATTTAAAACTACTATAGACCAATATGCTGGAAGAATATCATTCTTTAAAGTTCGTTCAGGAAGCATAAAAAGCGGAGATGAAATATACAATTCAAGAACAGGAAAGAAAGAAAAAGTTTCTCATATATATATGGCTAGAGGAAAAAAACAAATAGAAAGTGATACTATTACATCAGGAGATATAGGAGTATTGGCAAAACTTTCAGACTGCAGAACAGGTGATACTATAAGTGTTCCATCTGCTCCATTCCAATTCCTACCTCTTAAAGTACCTCAGCCTATATACTTTACAGCTATTAAAATATTGAAAAATGATATAAAAGCTCTTGAAGTTCTTGATACTATATCTCAGGAAGATTTAACTTTCAATATAGAGTATGACAGCGAAACTAAAGAAACTATTATCAAAGCTATGGGTGCTTTACAGGTAAAATTAGCATTAGAAAGAGTAGTATCTCTTACTAAAGCAGAAATAGAACAAAGCGTTCCTAGGGTAGCTTATAGAGAAACTATAAGAAAACAGGCTCAGGCTCAATATAGACATAAAAAACAATCCGGAGGAAGCGGACAATTTGGAGAAGTTCATTTAGAAGTTTCACCTCTGCCACGTGACGGCGGTTTTGAATTTATAAACGATATATTTGGAGGAGCTATACCTAAACAGTATATACCGGGAGTAGAAAAAGGTATACAGGATGCATTAGCACAGGGACCTTTGGGTAAATATCCTATGGTTGATATTAAAGTAAGACTATTTGACGGTAAATACCATGATGTAGACTCTAACGAATTGTCATTTAGAATAGCAGGTTCTATGGCAGCAAAAGAAGCATTCAAAAATGCAAGCCCTGTATTATTAGAGCCTGTGATGAAAGTTACAGTTTATGTACCTGAAGAGTTTACTGGTTCTATAATGAATGAACTTACAGGTAAAAGAGGCAAAATTTTAGGTATGGAGGCAGCATCTAATACAATACAAATGATTAAAGCTGAAGTGCCGCTATCTGAAATGCTTACTTATTCTATAGAGATGAAAGCATCTACTTCAGGAAGAGGTACTTTTGAAATGGAGCATTCTCACTATCAAGAGCTTACAGGTCCTTTGGCCGATAAGGTTATAGAGGAAAGAAAAGCATTGCTTGGCAGCGGAGAATAA
- a CDS encoding PTS sugar transporter subunit IIA, producing the protein MLKIIDKITKEHVFEDLESKDKESLFRALSEKIAPVASASADAIFDAFKKREDEYTTNIGNGVAVPHGRIQGYGKTDIFVGFLKNEINYDSDSDEKSPVKLVFAILSDLDNPQDYLLNLSQIFFLVNQKEILDKVMATKSYDELAAVLESFKKLDEKFEAEKQIKFLIELERAEIQIKAYELYSSTHSQQKSDVVLEEYKKYKDTILSKIDVAVLENYKRIKENKGEALAKIENYKCSACNVAIPKMTVNEVRRQNQIIMCFHCGRILFTTD; encoded by the coding sequence ATGCTCAAAATAATTGACAAAATCACAAAAGAACATGTATTTGAAGATTTGGAATCAAAAGACAAAGAATCACTTTTTAGAGCGTTAAGTGAAAAAATTGCACCAGTTGCTTCTGCATCTGCAGATGCTATCTTTGATGCATTCAAAAAACGTGAAGATGAATACACTACTAATATTGGAAACGGGGTTGCTGTTCCTCATGGAAGAATACAAGGTTATGGAAAAACAGATATATTCGTTGGTTTCTTAAAAAATGAAATTAACTACGATTCAGACTCTGATGAAAAAAGCCCTGTTAAACTTGTATTTGCCATACTTTCAGATCTTGATAACCCTCAAGATTACCTTTTAAATCTTTCTCAAATTTTCTTCTTAGTTAACCAAAAAGAAATACTTGATAAAGTAATGGCTACTAAAAGCTATGATGAACTTGCTGCTGTTTTAGAATCATTCAAAAAATTAGATGAAAAATTTGAAGCTGAAAAACAAATCAAATTCTTAATCGAACTTGAAAGAGCTGAAATACAAATCAAAGCTTATGAACTTTATAGTTCTACTCACTCTCAGCAAAAATCTGATGTTGTTTTAGAAGAGTACAAAAAATATAAAGACACTATTCTTAGCAAAATAGATGTTGCTGTTTTAGAAAATTATAAGAGAATTAAAGAAAATAAAGGTGAGGCTTTAGCTAAAATTGAAAATTACAAATGCAGTGCTTGTAATGTAGCTATACCTAAAATGACTGTTAATGAAGTTAGAAGACAAAATCAAATTATTATGTGTTTCCACTGCGGAAGAATATTATTCACTACTGACTGA
- a CDS encoding VOC family protein: protein MKIAHIAVWVKDLENIKNFYIKYFNCICNDKYVNEKKGFESYFLKFEDDCRLEIMTRKDIKERNTNDDMYGFAHISISVGSKEKVDSLTEELEKDGFKIASYPRTTGDGYYESVVLDSENNRIEITI from the coding sequence ATGAAAATAGCTCATATTGCTGTTTGGGTTAAAGATTTAGAGAATATTAAAAATTTTTATATCAAATATTTTAATTGTATATGCAATGATAAATATGTTAATGAGAAAAAAGGGTTTGAATCATATTTTCTAAAATTTGAAGATGACTGCAGATTAGAGATTATGACTAGAAAAGATATAAAAGAAAGAAATACAAATGATGATATGTACGGTTTTGCTCATATTTCAATATCAGTAGGAAGCAAAGAGAAAGTTGACAGCCTCACAGAAGAATTAGAAAAAGACGGATTTAAAATCGCATCATATCCTAGAACTACAGGCGATGGATATTATGAAAGCGTTGTGCTTGACAGCGAAAATAATAGAATAGAAATAACTATATAA